The following coding sequences lie in one Methylotenera versatilis 301 genomic window:
- the iscU gene encoding Fe-S cluster assembly scaffold IscU, protein MAYSDKVLDHYENPRNVGTLDKNDPNVGTGMVGAPACGDVMKLMIKVNDSGIIEDAKFKTYGCGSAIASSSLVTEWLKGRTIEEAYAIKNSEIAEELALPPVKIHCSVLAEDAIKAAVADIKAKQAAKVTA, encoded by the coding sequence ATGGCATATTCAGATAAAGTTTTAGACCACTACGAAAACCCGCGTAACGTTGGTACGTTAGATAAAAACGATCCAAACGTAGGTACCGGTATGGTCGGTGCGCCAGCTTGTGGCGATGTAATGAAATTAATGATTAAAGTGAATGATAGCGGCATTATTGAAGATGCTAAATTCAAGACTTACGGTTGTGGTTCAGCCATTGCCTCAAGCTCTTTGGTAACAGAGTGGCTTAAAGGTCGTACTATTGAAGAAGCTTATGCGATCAAGAATTCAGAAATCGCTGAAGAGTTAGCATTGCCTCCAGTAAAAATTCACTGTTCAGTATTGGCTGAAGATGCAATTAAAGCAGCTGTTGCTGACATTAAAGCGAAACAAGCTGCGAAAGTGACTGCATAA
- the iscA gene encoding iron-sulfur cluster assembly protein IscA produces MAISLTETAANRVEKFLANRGKGIGLRLGVKTTGCSGMAYTLEFVDEMHPEDTAFESHGVKVIVDPKSLVYIDGTELDFTKEGLNEGFKFNNPNVKDECGCGESFTV; encoded by the coding sequence ATGGCAATATCACTGACAGAAACCGCGGCTAATCGCGTAGAAAAATTCCTTGCCAATCGCGGCAAAGGCATTGGCTTACGTTTGGGCGTTAAAACCACAGGCTGCTCAGGCATGGCGTATACACTGGAGTTTGTAGATGAGATGCATCCAGAAGACACCGCGTTTGAAAGTCACGGCGTTAAAGTGATTGTTGACCCTAAGAGCCTTGTTTACATTGATGGTACAGAATTAGACTTTACCAAAGAAGGCTTAAATGAAGGCTTTAAGTTTAACAATCCAAACGTAAAAGACGAGTGCGGTTGCGGTGAAAGCTTTACAGTGTGA